The genomic window GGCTGGGCCTGGTGGCCTACGGCTGGGGCGGCCCCTGGGCCGTGTGGGGCGGCTGCGGCCTCGTGGGGCTGGTCTCGGTGGCCATGGCCTTCCGGACGTCCTGAAGGCCCATCCCCGCTATCCTGGATGTTTCGAGGTCCTCCGGATGTCCACCCCCATGCTCACGCAGGTCGCGGCCCTCAAGCGCGAGGCCGGCGACGCGATCCTCTTCACCCGCATGGGCGACTTCTACGAGCTGCACGGGGAGGACGCCGTCAAGGCGGCGCCGGTCATGGAGATCGCCCTGACCCTCAGGGGCCGGGGGACGGAATTCGAGACGCCCATGTGCGGCGTGCCCCACTTCGCCCTGGAGAGCTACCTGCCCAAGCTCCTGGCCGCGGGCTACTCCGCTGCCATCGCCGACCCCACCGCCAGGCCCGAGGACGTCAAGGGCCTCCTGCCCCGGGCCATCACCCGCATCATCACCCCCGGCACCTGGCTGGACGACGACGGCCGGTGGCTGGCGGCGGCGCACCGGGTGGGGGAGAGCTGGGGCATCGCCCTGCTGCAGCTGGCCTCGGGCCAGCTGCGGGTCATCCCCGGCGAGGGCCTGCCGTTCCTGGCCTCCACCCTGGAGCGCCTGGGCCCCCAGGAGCTCATCCTCGCGGAGAACACCCCCGACCCCTTCGAGCTGGAGGCCGCCCGGGTGCGGCTGCCCGTGTGGCGCTTCGAGGCCTCCCGCGCCCGCACCCAGATACTGGCCTTCTTCGGCTGGACCCACCTGGAGGGCGTGGGCCTCGACCCCTACCCGGCGGCCATCGGCGCCCTGGGCGCGCTCCTGGACCAGGTGGAGGCCACCCAGAAGGGCCGCCCCGCCCACATCCAGGGGGTGAGCCTGGAGCTGGGCGCCGCCGGGCCCCTCCTGGACGCCACGTCCTCCCGCCACCTGGAGGTCCTGGCCAACACCCTCGACGGGTCCAGGGCCGGCAGCCTCCTGGAGCTCATGGACCAGTGCCGTTCCCGCCTCGGGTCGCGCCTCCTGCGGGCCTGGCTGGACCAGCCCCTGCGGGACCGGGCCGGCCTGGAGCTGCGCTGGCGCCAGGTGGCGTGGTTCACCGAGGACCGGCACCGGGAGCCCATCCAGAAGGTGCTGGGCTCGGTGCCGGACCTGGACCGCATCCTGGGCCGCGTGGCCCTGGGGCTGGCCACCCCGCCCGAACTGGCCCAGCTCCGGGACGGCCTCGCCCGGGCGGGCAAGCTCCCCGAGCTCATCCGGGAAGGGGGCTGGTTCCAGGAATCCCAGGAGCTGGACGTGTGGCCCGGGGACACCCCCACCTGCGATGCCCTCGTGGCCGAACTCCGCCGCTGCCTCGCCGAGGCCCCGCCCCTGGAGCTGGAGAAGGGCGGCACCATCCTGGACGGGGTCGACCCGGAGCTGGACGCCGTGCGCCGCCTGGCCCGGGACGCCAAGCAGGTGATGCTCGAGCTGGAGGAGGAGGAGCGCGCGGCTTCCGGCATCAACAGCCTCAAGATCAAGTACAACCGGGTCTTCGGCTACTACTTCGAGATCACGAAGTCCAACCTCGCCGCCGCCCCCGCCCACTTCATCCGCAAGCAGACCCTGGCCAACGCCGAGCGCTTCACCACCGAAAAGCTCATGGCCTTCGAGCAGCGGCTGCTCTCGGCCGAGTCGGACCTCCTGCGCCTGGAGGAGACGCAGTTCAGGCGGCTCCTGGCACGGGTCCTGGAGGACCGCGCCGGCCTCACGCAGCTCGCCCGGGCCGTGGCCAAGGTGGACGTGCTCTGCGCCTTCGCCGAGCGCGCGCGGCTTTCGGGCTGGACCCGTCCCGAGGTGAGCGAGGAGCGCGAGCTGATCCTGGCCGGCGCCCGCCACCCCATGCTGGAGGCCCGCCTGGGCCGCGAGTGCATCCCCAACGACCTGCGCCTTCCCGCCAGCCGCTCCATGGCGGTGGTCACCGGCCCCAACATGGGCGGCAAGTCCACCTTCCTGCGCACCGCGGCCCTGCTGGCGGTGCT from Geothrix sp. 21YS21S-2 includes these protein-coding regions:
- the mutS gene encoding DNA mismatch repair protein MutS → MLTQVAALKREAGDAILFTRMGDFYELHGEDAVKAAPVMEIALTLRGRGTEFETPMCGVPHFALESYLPKLLAAGYSAAIADPTARPEDVKGLLPRAITRIITPGTWLDDDGRWLAAAHRVGESWGIALLQLASGQLRVIPGEGLPFLASTLERLGPQELILAENTPDPFELEAARVRLPVWRFEASRARTQILAFFGWTHLEGVGLDPYPAAIGALGALLDQVEATQKGRPAHIQGVSLELGAAGPLLDATSSRHLEVLANTLDGSRAGSLLELMDQCRSRLGSRLLRAWLDQPLRDRAGLELRWRQVAWFTEDRHREPIQKVLGSVPDLDRILGRVALGLATPPELAQLRDGLARAGKLPELIREGGWFQESQELDVWPGDTPTCDALVAELRRCLAEAPPLELEKGGTILDGVDPELDAVRRLARDAKQVMLELEEEERAASGINSLKIKYNRVFGYYFEITKSNLAAAPAHFIRKQTLANAERFTTEKLMAFEQRLLSAESDLLRLEETQFRRLLARVLEDRAGLTQLARAVAKVDVLCAFAERARLSGWTRPEVSEERELILAGARHPMLEARLGRECIPNDLRLPASRSMAVVTGPNMGGKSTFLRTAALLAVLAQVGSFVPAELMRFSLVDRIFTRIGASDFLAKGQSTFMVEMTETARILNQVTPASLVILDEIGRGTSTRDGLALAEAIALHLRDLKGGEPRTLFATHYFELTKLADDTRIQNLHVEVQEWEEHLLFLHRIAEGPADRSYGIQVARLAGLPRSVISAAQRILAETPEKPLEEKRPRTHRQGPVQPLLPLFEAEPDPLREELDALDLNRMTPLEVMAWVAARQKG